One part of the Malus sylvestris chromosome 2, drMalSylv7.2, whole genome shotgun sequence genome encodes these proteins:
- the LOC126594366 gene encoding probable chlorophyll(ide) b reductase NYC1, chloroplastic: protein MAVVARLHACPQSLEYFNFKDHRGTGPAVVIGSGFRRSGGLLAGRNGFCLKPCRSFRGEDNGGDAEEGEAERARKRGNLKKGGGILKSLKSSVWGGFGLGFRDGDEHRKAVAKLEEICQSAAVQIGRYIVTMMSTGVILAIGFQLSGGDADLNELVWYSWLGGIIIGTMVGANMVLEDHCRAGPRNVVISGSTRGLGKALAREFLLSGDRVVVASRSPASVEATVRELEENLKEGINSAGGLSKNLKHAKVVGIACDVCEPGDVKKLANFAVSELGHIDIWINNAGANKGFRPLLQFTDEDIKQIVSTNLVGSILCTREAMHIMMNQPKGGHIFNMDGAGSGGSSTPLTAVYGSTKCGLRQLQSSLLKECKRSKVGVHTASPGMVLTDLLLSGSSLKNKQMFNFICELPETVARTLVPRMRVVKGTGKAINYLTPPRILLALVTAWLRRGRWFDDQGKALYAAEADRLRNWAENRTRFYFTDAMEMYTENTWVSVFSLSVVCAFIILSSTSSNLPGT, encoded by the exons ATGGCCGTGGTTGCGAGGCTTCACGCATGCCCACAGAGCTTGGAGTACTTCAACTTCAAGGACCACCGCGGAACCGGCCCGGCGGTGGTAATCGGGTCGGGGTTTCGGCGTTCCGGGGGTCTGCTGGCGGGGAGAAATGGGTTTTGCTTGAAACCGTGCAGATCGTTTAGGGGGGAGGATAACGGAGGGGATGCGGAGGAGGGAGAGGCAGAAAGAGCGAGAAAGCGTGGGAATTTGAAGAAGGGAGGTGGGATTTTGAAATCTTTGAAATCTTCGGTTTGgggtggttttggtttggggttTAGAGATGGGGATGAACACAGGAAGGCTGTGGCCAAGTTGGAGGAGATCTGTCAATCT GCTGCTGTTCAAATCGGAAGATATATTGTGACCATGATGAGCACAGGCGTTATACTAGCAATTGGGTTTCAGTTGTCAG GTGGAGACGCTGATTTGAATGAGCTAGTTTGGTATAGCTGGCTTGGTGGAATTATTATCGGAACTATGGTTGGAGCTAACATGGTTTTAGAGGATCACTGTCGAGCTGGTCCACGAAATGTTGTCATCAGTGGAAG CACAAGGGGACTTGGAAAAGCACTTGCTCGTGAATTTCTTCTTTCTGGAGATCGTGTGGTTGTTGCTTCCCGAAG CCCTGCGTCTGTAGAAGCAACTGTCAGAGAGCTCGAGGAAAACCTAAAGGAAGGTATAAACAGTGCAGGCGGCTTATCCAAGAACCTGAAACATGCAAAAGTGGTTGGCATAGCATGTGATGTTTGTGAACCTGGTGATGTGAAGAAACTGGCAAATTTTGCTGTTAGTGAACTCGGTCATATTGACATTTGG ATAAACAATGCTGGTGCTAATAAAGGATTTAGACCACTGCTTCAGTTTACAGACGAAGACATTAAGCAG ATTGTCTCGACAAACCTGGTTGGTTCTATACTCTGCACTCGAGAAGCGATGCATATAATGATGAATCAGCCTAAAGGTGGGCACATATTTAACATGGATGGAGCAGGCTCTGGGGGATCAAGTACCCCTTTGACAGCTGT CTATGGATCGACAAAGTGTGGTCTTAGACAACTTCAATCATCACTTTTAAAGGAGTGCAAGCGGTCCAAAGTTGGAGTACACACAGCATCTCCTGGCATGGTTCTTACCGATCTTCTTCTGAG TGGTTCTTCCTTGAAGAATAAACAAATGTTTAACTTCATTTGCGAGCTTCCTGAAACAGTAGCAAGAACTCTGGTTCCACGGATGCGAGTTGTAAAGGGAACAGGAAAGGCCATCAATTACTTGACACCTCCTAGGATCTTACTCGCCTTAGTAACTGCATGGCTGCGACGAGGTCGCTGGTTTGATGACCAG GGCAAGGCATTATACGCTGCAGAAGCAGACAGACTTCGGAACTGGGCAGAAAACCGCACCCGTTTTTACTTCACTGATGCAATGGAGATGTACACGGAGAACACATGGGTGTCTGTCTTCTCACTTTCCGTTGTTTGCGCCTTCATAATTCTTTCTAGCACCAGCAGCAATTTGCCCGGTACTTAA
- the LOC126594378 gene encoding uncharacterized protein LOC126594378, with product MHRRPDQRSRSAKPTTIHGCAQSGDLNGFQKLLRENPSLLNEKNAVMAQTPLHVSAGYNRGEIVKFLLDWRGPGEVELEAKNMYGETPLHMAAKNGCNDAARLLLVHGAFIEAKANNGMTPLHLAVWYSLTADDFSTVKTLLEYNADCSAKDDEGMTPIHHVSKGRANGKLRELLQWHYEEQRRKKAIEACSETKAKMDELESELSNIVGLHELKVQLRKWAKGMLLDERRKALGLKVGVRRPPHMAFLGNPGTGKTMVARILGRLLHMVGILPTDKVTEVQRTDLVGEFVGHTGPKTRRKIKDAEGGILFVDEAYRLIPMQKADDKDYGLEALEEIMSVMDSGKIVVIFAGYSEPMKRVIASNEGFCRRVTKFFNFRDFTSEDLAKILHIKMHNQTEESLLYGFQLHSSCSIEAVADLIGTETTEKQCKEMNGGLVDTMLVNARESLDLRLDFDCIDTEELRTITLEDLQAGLRILSH from the exons ATGCATAGGCGCCCAGATCAACGGTCGAGATCCGCCAAGCCCACTACCATCCACGGCTGCGCTCAGTCCGGCGACCTTAATGGGTTTCAGAAGCTGCTTCGGGAAAACCCATCTCTTCTCAACGAGAAAAATGCCGTT ATGGCACAAACTCCTCTTCATGTTTCTGCTGGTTACAACAGGGGTGAGATAGTTAAATTTCTTCTTGATTGGCGAGGGCCGGGTGAAGTTGAGTTGGAAGCCAAGAACATG TACGGAGAAACACCATTGCACATGGCAGCAAAGAATGGATGCAATGATGCTGCACGGTTGCTTCTTGTCCATGGTGCTTTTATCGAAGCCAAAGCAAAT AATGGAATGACCCCATTACACCTTGCTGTGTGGTACTCACTTACAGCTGACGATTTCTCAACTGTCAAAACATTACTAGAGTACAATGCTGATTGCAGTGCTAAGGACGAT GAGGGCATGACTCCTATACATCATGTATCAAAAGGCCGTGCAAATGGAAAGCTGCGGGAACTATTACAGTGGCACTATGAAGAGCAGAGGAGAAAAAAGGCAATTGAAGCATGCAGTGAAACTAAAGCTAAGATGGATGAACTTGAAAGTGAGTTATCAAATATTGTTGGTTTGCATGAGCTCAAGGTACAACTACGGAAATGGGCAAAGGGTATGCTTTTGGACGAGAGGCGTAAAGCTCTTGGGCTGAAAGTTGGTGTTAGGAGACCGCCTCATATGGCCTTTCTTGGAAATCCCGGAACTG GTAAGACCATGGTAGCTCGAATTCTTGGAAGATTACTCCATATGGTGGGAATTCTACCTACTGATAAAGTAACAGAAGTACAGAGGACCGATTTGGTTGGGGAATTTGTTGGTCATACTGGACCCAAAACCAGGAGGAAG ATTAAAGACGCAGAGGGAGGAATTctttttgtagatgaagcttatcgactaatACCTATGCAGAAGGCAGACGATAAAGACTATGGCTTGGAAGCATTGGAAGAGATCATGTCTGTCATGGATAGTGGAAAAATTGTAGTCATATTTGCAGGATACAGCGAACCAATGAAACGTGTGATAGCTTCAAATGAAGGTTTCTGTCGACGTGTGACCAAGtttttcaatttcagagactTCACTTCAGAAGATCTAGCAAAGATTCTCCATATCAAGATGCATAATCAGACAGAGGAGAGCTTGTTGTATGGATTCCAGTTACACTCTTCATGCAGTATAGAAGCTGTTGCAGATCTGATTGGAACAGAGACAACAGAAAAGCAGTGTAAGGAGATGAACGGAGGTTTGGTGGATACTATGTTAGTGAATGCTAGAGAGAGTTTGGACCTTAGGCTCGATTTTGATTGTATAGACACGGAAGAACTTAGAACAATCACCCTAGAGGATTTACAGGCGGGCCTTCGAATTTTGTCACACTGA
- the LOC126594370 gene encoding uncharacterized protein LOC126594370, which translates to MVKSKAKAPQPAEYTAALLPIVEPKKKRWEKKKKKNPIAISLDPDGNPIVPAVVLGGEKSTGTVRVEVGLENPGVGLPKSIEQIVSSNDTATSVPAEVGLGNPVVDAAKCVDPIVPTPQSEKHSAALVSEAAPKKKRWEKKKKKNPIGISLDPDGNPIVPTADPGGEQSKGTVPVEMGLENPVVGFPKLIEQTVPSPIVPNKEREITVPVEVGLGNPILDPQKSVEMVVPTPQPAEHAAMPLTEAKPKKKRWEKRERKNPIAVSLDADGNPIIDSLNPVEIIVPTPQPAEHAAVPLPEEAPKKKKWEKRKRKNPIVVSLDADGNPIVDSQESLEIIVPAPQPAEHESALLPEAEPKKKRWEKKKKKNPTVVSLDADGNPIVDSQKSVEIIVPAPQPAKHEAALLPEAEPKKKRWEKKKKKNPIVVSLDADGNPIVDSQKSVEIIAPAPQPAEHEAALLPEAEPKKKRWEKKKKKNPIVVSLDADGNPIVDSQKSVEIIVPAPQPAEHEAALLPEAEPKKKKKKKNPIVVSLDADGNPIVDSQNSVDIKEQALQPEPEPIGPTAVPLEVELENPVVDLRKSIERTVPSNEKAITVPVEVGLGNPVVNAANFEAIVPSKKSKRKKSKTTVPGLENPVADAPEAEQTGLIPKPESIVPVTVPSTTTVPVEVGLENLVVDAPKSVEAIVCSATVPSKKRKIKKSKTTVPFEVGLENPVAHAPQSIEVEQAGLVPNPEPIVSMTVPSTTIVHVEGGLENPVDLPKCIEGEHAGVLPKPEPVVPSTMPSKKRKRKKSTDNVPVDVGLENTVVDAPKPIEVDQVGLFQNLEPIVPLTVPSTTTIPVAVRLINPVFDAPNFFNGIVWTPQCGSSRIYENNNNTSTFPIDVEARGYVEICVLCRKKGHSIPTCPELNNLHVRSGVPKLEMEMREKLPPMPWGRRKRKKSSGGKEVGPL; encoded by the exons ATGGTGAAGAGCAAAGCCAAAGCGCCGCAGCCGGCAGAGTACACCGCCGCGCTGCTTCCGATAGTGGAACCGAAAAAAAAGAGgtgggagaagaagaaaaagaagaacccCATCGCAATCTCTCTCGATCCTGATGGAAACCCGATAGTCCCAGCGGTAGTCCTGGGCGGCGAGAAGAGTACAGGTACAGTTCGGGTCGAGGTGGGATTGGAAAACCCAGGTGTTGGTTTGCCGAAATCGATTGAACAAATAGTCTCGAGCAATGACACGGCAACCTCAGTCCCTGCTGAGGTGGGATTGGGAAACCCAGTTGTTGATGCGGCAAAATGTGTTGACCCAATAGTTCCAACGCCGCAGTCGGAAAAGCACTCAGCCGCTCTGGTCTCGGAAGCAGCGCCGAAAAAGAAGAGgtgggagaagaagaaaaagaagaacccAATCGGAATCTCTCTTGATCCTGACGGAAACCCAATAGTCCCAACAGCAGACCCGGGCGGCGAACAGAGCAAAGGAACAGTCCCGGTTGAGATGGGATTGGAAAACCCAGTTGTTGGTTTTCCGAAATTGATTGAACAAACAGTCCCAAGCCCGATAGTCCCGAACAAGGAGAGGGAAATCACTGTCCCTGTTGAGGTGGGATTGGGTAACCCAATTCTCGATCCCCAAAAATCTGTTGAAATGGTAGTCCCAACGCCGCAGCCGGCAGAGCACGCCGCCATGCCGCTCACCGAAGCAAAGCCGAAAAAGAAGAGGTGGGAGAAGAGGGAAAGGAAGAACCCAATCGCAGTCTCTCTTGATGCTGATGGAAACCCAATTATTGATTCCCTAAATCCTGTAGAAATAATAGTCCCAACGCCGCAGCCGGCAGAGCACGCTGCCGTGCCGCTCCCAGAAGAAGCTCCGAAAAAGAAGAAGTGGGAgaagaggaaaaggaagaaCCCAATCGTAGTGTCTCTTGATGCTGACGGAAACCCAATTGTCGATTCTCAAGAATCTCTTGAAATAATAGTCCCAGCGCCGCAGCCGGCAGAGCACGAATCTGCGCTGCTCCCGGAAGCAGAGCCGAAAAAGAAGAGgtgggagaagaagaaaaagaagaacccAACCGTAGTATCTCTTGATGCTGACGGAAACCCAATTGTCGATTCCCAAAAATCTGTTGAAATAATAGTCCCAGCGCCGCAGCCGGCAAAGCACGAAGCTGCGCTGCTCCCGGAAGCAGAGCCGAAAAAGAAGAGgtgggagaagaagaaaaagaagaacccAATCGTAGTGTCTCTTGATGCTGACGGAAACCCAATTGTCGATTCTCAAAAATCTGTTGAAATAATAGCCCCAGCGCCGCAACCGGCAGAGCACGAAGCTGCGCTGCTCCCGGAAGCAGAGCCGAAAAAGAAGAGgtgggagaagaagaaaaagaagaacccAATCGTAGTGTCTCTTGATGCTGACGGAAACCCAATTGTCGATTCTCAAAAATCTGTTGAAATAATAGTCCCAGCGCCGCAACCGGCAGAGCACGAGGCTGCGCTGCTCCCGGAAGCAGAgccgaaaaagaagaagaaaaagaagaacccAATCGTAGTGTCTCTTGATGCTGACGGAAACCCAATTGTCGATTCCCAAAACTCTGTTGACATAAAGGAACAAGCGTTACAGCCAGAGCCAGAGCCTATAGGCCCAACTGCAGTCCCGCTTGAGGTAGAATTGGAAAACCCAGTCGTTGATTTGCGCAAATCGATTGAACGAACAGTCCCGAGCAATGAGAAAGCAATCACAGTCCCTGTTGAGGTGGGATTGGGGAATCCAGTTGTTAATGCTGCGAATTTTGAAGCAATAGTCCCAAGCAAGAAGAGCAAGAGAAAGAAGAGCAAAACCACAGTCCCAGGATTGGAAAATCCAGTTGCTGATGCGCCAGAAGCAGAGCAGACGGGACTGATTCCGAAGCCTGAGTCGATAGTTCCAGTAACAGTCCCGAGCACAACCACAGTCCCTGTCGAGGTGGGATTGGAAAACCTAGTTGTTGATGCGCCAAAATCTGTTGAAGCAATAGTCTGTAGCGCAACAGTTCCGAGCAAGAAAAGGAAGATAAAGAAGAGCAAAACCACAGTCCCTTTTGAGGTAGGATTGGAAAACCCAGTTGCTCATGCACCACAATCTATTGAGGTGGAGCAGGCGGGACTGGTTCCGAATCCTGAGCCGATAGTTTCAATGACAGTCCCGAGCACAACCATAGTCCATGTCGAGGGCGGATTGGAAAACCCAGTTGATTTGCCAAAATGTATTGAAGGAGAGCATGCTGGAGTGCTTCCGAAGCCTGAGCCAGTAGTCCCATCAACAATGCCgagcaagaagaggaagagaaagaagagcaCAGATAATGTCCCTGTTGATGTGGGATTGGAAAACACAGTTGTTGATGCGCCAAAACCTATTGAAGTAGACCAGGTGGGACTGTTTCAGAATCTGGAGCCGATAGTCCCACTGACAGTCCCGAGCACAACCACAATCCCTGTCGCGGTGCGATTGATAAACCCAGTTTTTGATGCGCCAAATTTTTTTAACGGAATTGTCTGGACCCCACAATGTGGAAGCTCGAGAATATATGAGAACAATAATAACACTTCCACATTCCCTATCGATGTGGAAGCTCGAGGATATGTTGAG ATATGTGTCCTATGTCGGAAAAAAGGGCATAGCATCCCGACTTGCCCTGAGCTGAACAACCTCCATGTGCGTAGTGGAGTCCCGAAACTTGAAATGGAAATGAGAGAGAAGTTACCACCGATGCCTTGGG GTAGAcggaagaggaagaaaagtaGTGGTGGTAAAGAAGTCGGTCCATTGTGA
- the LOC126594387 gene encoding uncharacterized protein LOC126594387, producing the protein MVSASLSILSSSSSSLFPSNSATHFDASSTSTSFKARPFESSKRTLRFSRPPKLLPFKVFGSSSLSPIEDGSADQFLQNNSIADFMRFKRGPDGGTGELQTAVVSYKKRFPWSLLRPFLQVDLVSTIHIADKEYFETLQKELESYDCVLYEMVTSRESLENRRFLAATKRLKVKGSRSRGFNILGFIQRQMARVLTLDFQLDCLDYESENWYHADLDFETFKLLQEERGESFFTFARDMTVRSTKAMIQTVSIPEGLGPWRSKLLWAARVLPMPLVGLLIIGGVCADTGSQESEFPELEALSRLDLGAAMKVFLAKRLTSEFTQATADVEESSVIIGERNRAAMDALQKAIDSGNNKIAILYGGGHMPDLGRRLQELELIPTQAQWISAWSIRKQDLKSSSLPFLKTMAEVSGWPLNRYQTLALLIFSTVLALDLWFWELFFGTAVNWTYQLASQVTEYIDNAGMNL; encoded by the exons ATGGTCTCAGCTTCTCTCTCCattctctcctcctcctcctcctccttgttTCCCTCCAACTCCGCCACTCACTTCGATGCTTCCTCCACCTCCACCAGCTTCAAAGCCAGGCCCTTCGAATCCTCCAAACGGACCCTCAGATTCTCCAGACCCCCAAAGCTCCTTCCTTTCAAGGTCTTCGGCTCTTCCTCCCTCAGCCCAATTGAGGACGGCTCCGCCGACCAGTTTTTGCAGAACAATTCAATTGCGGATTTCATGCGGTTCAAAAGGGGTCCCGATGGCGGAACCGGGGAGCTGCAGACGGCGGTTGTCAGCTACAAAAAGCGGTTCCCTTGGTCGCTTTTGAGGCCGTTTCTTCAG GTCGATTTGGTTTCGACAATTCACATCGCGGATAAAGA GTACTTTGAGACCCTCCAAAAGGAACTTGAGTCCTATGATTGTGTCCTTTATGAGATGGTGACTAGCCGGGAAAGTTTAGAGAACAGAAGATTCCTTGCTGCCACGAAAAGACTAAAAGTCAAAGGCTCACGCTCAAGAGGATTTAACATCCTGGGATTCATTCAGCGACAGATGGCTCGGGTTCTGACTCTTGATTTCCAATTAGACTGTCTTGATTACGAGTCTGAGAATTGGTACCATGCAGACCTTGACTTCGAGACTTTCAAATTGCTTCAG GAAGAAAGGGGTGAAAGCTTCTTCACATTTGCAAGAGATATGACTGTTAGATCCACGAAAGCTATGATTCAAACTGTTTCAATTCCAGAAGGCCTTGGTCCCTGGAGATCTAAGCTTTTGTGGGCCGCACGTGTTCTTCCGATGCCACTTGTTGGCCTTCTCATTATCGGAGGTGTCTGTGCAGACACGGGCAGTCAGGAATCGGAATTTCCAGAACTAGAAGCCTTGTCTaggcttgatttaggtgctgcGATGAAGGTCTTCTTGGCCAAGAGACTAACATCTGA ATTCACGCAGGCTACAGCCGATGTAGAAGAGAGCTCAGTGATCATTGGTGAGAGAAACAGAGCTGCCATGGATGCTCTTCAAAAAGCAATCGACAGCGGGAACAACAAGATTGCAATACTATATGGAGGGGGTCACATGCCAGACCTGGGGAGACGATTGCAGGAGTTGGAGCTGATCCCTACTCAGGCACAATGGATTTCCGCATGGTCCATAAGGAAGCAGGATCTGAAGAGCAGTTCCCTTCCATTTCTGAAGACGATGGCGGAAGTATCAGGTTGGCCTTTGAACCGCTACCAGACTTTGGCATTGCTCATATTTTCCACGGTCCTCGCGTTGGATCTATGGTTTTGGGAGCTCTTTTTCGGCACCGCTGTGAACTGGACGTATCAACTTGCTTCACAAGTCACTGAATATATTGACAACGCAGGGATGAATTTGTAG
- the LOC126594394 gene encoding polyol transporter 5-like produces the protein MDVIVDPGEGQIGQRKSGMNKYTIVCALLASANSILLGYDIGVMSGAVLYIKENLKITSTQVEILVGTLNVFSLVGSLASGKTSDYIGRRYTIVLAACTFLIGALLMGLAPSYPFLMAGRVVAGIGVGYALMIAPVYTAELSPAMSRGFLTSLPEVFITFGLLLGYICNYALSGLPPHINWRLMLGLAAVPAIGIGLGVIAMPESPRWLVMKGKLREAKEVLLKTSCSEEEAQLRLEEMSKAALDLPTGPLTAQEDSSAGGPGRGAWKELLLRPSKPIRRMLVAAIGINFFMQASGNDAVVYYCPEVFRAAGIHSKKQLFGINVIMGLAKTSFVFISASYLDRFGRRPLLLLGSVGMVVSLAGLGLGSKFLEHSSSKPTWAIALCIVAVCADVSFFSIGLGPITWVYSSEIFPMRLRAQGSSLAISVNRLVSGVVSMTFLTISNKITFGGVFFVLAGIMAVATVFFYFFLPETKGKTLEEMGTIFEDKDTINVNRVREMREM, from the exons ATGGATGTGATTGTGGATCCAGGGGAGGGGCAAATCGGTCAAAGAAAATCCGGGATGAACAAGTACACAATTGTCTGCGCTCTCTTGGCCTCCGCAAATTCCATTCTTTTGGGTTATG ATATCGGAGTGATGAGTGGTGCGGTGCTCTACATCAAAGAGAATCTCAAGATCACATCAACCCAAGTGGAAATTTTGGTAGGAACCCTAAACGTGTTCTCTTTGGTAGGATCACTAGCATCCGGCAAGACTTCGGATTATATAGGCCGGCGTTACACTATAGTCCTAGCCGCTTGCACATTCCTAATAGGTGCACTCCTCATGGGCCTAGCGCCGTCCTACCCATTTCTAATGGCGGGACGTGTCGTGGCCGGCATTGGTGTTGGCTACGCCCTCATGATCGCTCCCGTCTACACGGCTGAGCTATCCCCCGCCATGAGCCGGGGATTCCTCACCTCTCTTCCGGAAGTGTTCATCACATTCGGGTTATTACTCGGTTATATTTGTAACTACGCCTTGTCCGGCCTACCGCCGCACATAAATTGGAGGCTGATGCTCGGGTTGGCGGCGGTGCCGGCAATCGGAATTGGGTTGGGAGTTATAGCAATGCCTGAGTCCCCTCGTTGGCTTGTGATGAAGGGGAAATTAAGGGAAGCAAAAGAGGTCTTACTGAAAACATCATGTTCTGAAGAGGAAGCTCAACTGAGGCTTGAGGAGATGAGTAAGGCTGCTTTGGATTTACCGACAGGCCCATTAACGGCCCAGGAAGATTCTTCGGCTGGTGGGCCTGGACGAGGGGCTTGGAAAGAGCTCTTGCTGCGTCCTTCTAAGCCCATTCGTCGGATGCTCGTTGCTGCCATAGGGATCAACTTTTTCATGCAAGCTTCCGGCAACGACGCCGTTGTGTACTACTGCCCGGAAGTATTTAGGGCAGCTGGAATTCACAGCAAGAAACAGCTCTTCGGCATTAATGTCATAATGGGCCTTGCCAAGACATCCTTTGTTTTCATCTCGGCGAGTTACTTGGACCGGTTTGGGAGGCGGCCCCTTTTGTTATTGGGCTCGGTCGGGATGGTGGTCTCGTTAGCTGGGCTGGGCCTCGGATCAAAATTTCTCGAGCATTCTAGTAGTAAGCCCACATGGGCCATTGCCTTGTGTATCGTGGCTGTTTGCGCCGATGTTTCGTTCTTTTCGATTGGGCTTGGGCCCATAACTTGGGTCTACTCATCGGAGATCTTTCCGATGAGGTTACGGGCCCAGGGTTCGAGTCTAGCCATATCGGTGAACCGGTTGGTAAGCGGGGTGGTGTCGATGACATTTCTAACCATCTCTAACAAGATAACATTCGGGGGAGTGTTTTTCGTGCTGGCCGGAATAATGGCGGTTGCAACGGTGTTCTTTTACTTCTTTCTGCCGGAGACAAAAGGCAAGACCTTGGAAGAAATGGggacgatttttgaagacaaggACACAATAAATGTGAATAGGGtgagggaaatgagagagatgtag